One window of the Candidatus Microbacterium colombiense genome contains the following:
- a CDS encoding sigma factor-like helix-turn-helix DNA-binding protein yields MNASDAVPPSGAASDRALVRVVRAEAARIVAALTSSLGNFDLAEEAVADAVAEALLRWRAIGVPPNPGAWLTTAARRNALDRLRREKRYRQKLEILAERPDAEQAEIDERLPLLFGCCHPALSPSAQLALTLRAVCGLTTEQIARATLSAPTAVGQRIVRAKRKIAAAGIPLRIPIDTERASRLDIVLTVISVMYNEAHLVRGGGAGADRDLADDALWLAQVVAGALPQEPEAHGLVSLLQFHRSREPARAFGGELVILADQDRSRWDPALVAAAHRSLAQAAALRRPGRWQLHAAIAACHSDAKTARDTDWNQIVVLYDMLLDYDPSPVVRLNRAVARAETRGAAAALADIDELATALDGFHLWHAVRAHLLRHLGRRDEALAEDAIASELTSNEAERRLLESRGERVPGDTSVS; encoded by the coding sequence ATGAACGCCTCGGATGCTGTGCCGCCATCGGGCGCAGCATCCGATCGCGCCCTCGTGCGGGTCGTCCGCGCCGAGGCGGCGCGGATCGTCGCCGCGCTGACGTCGTCGCTCGGCAACTTCGACCTCGCGGAGGAGGCGGTGGCGGATGCCGTGGCGGAGGCACTGCTGCGTTGGCGTGCGATCGGGGTTCCACCCAATCCGGGCGCGTGGCTCACGACCGCCGCTCGGCGCAACGCCCTCGATCGGCTTCGGCGGGAGAAGAGGTATCGACAGAAGCTGGAGATCCTCGCGGAGCGTCCTGACGCGGAGCAGGCGGAGATCGACGAGCGCCTTCCACTGTTGTTCGGATGCTGTCACCCGGCGCTGTCGCCGTCGGCACAACTCGCGCTCACCCTTCGGGCGGTCTGCGGACTGACGACGGAGCAGATCGCGCGCGCGACCTTGAGCGCTCCGACTGCGGTGGGGCAGCGCATCGTCCGGGCGAAGCGCAAGATCGCGGCGGCCGGCATCCCGTTGCGGATTCCGATCGACACGGAACGAGCGTCCCGACTCGACATCGTGCTCACCGTGATCTCGGTCATGTACAACGAGGCGCACCTCGTACGAGGGGGAGGGGCTGGCGCAGATCGAGATCTCGCCGACGACGCGCTGTGGTTGGCGCAGGTGGTCGCTGGGGCTCTACCTCAAGAGCCCGAGGCGCACGGGCTGGTCTCGTTGCTGCAGTTCCATCGCAGCCGTGAGCCGGCGCGAGCGTTCGGGGGAGAGCTCGTGATCCTCGCCGATCAGGATCGCTCGCGCTGGGATCCAGCGCTCGTCGCTGCCGCGCACCGCTCACTCGCGCAGGCCGCTGCACTGCGGCGGCCGGGGCGCTGGCAACTACACGCGGCCATCGCGGCGTGCCACTCCGACGCGAAGACCGCTCGAGACACGGACTGGAATCAGATCGTCGTGCTCTACGACATGCTCCTGGACTACGACCCCTCACCCGTGGTGCGTCTCAACCGCGCGGTCGCCCGTGCAGAGACCCGGGGCGCAGCGGCGGCGTTGGCCGATATCGATGAGCTCGCCACCGCGCTGGACGGCTTCCACCTCTGGCACGCCGTGCGCGCCCATCTGCTCCGTCACCTCGGGCGCCGAGACGAAGCGCTCGCCGAGGACGCGATCGCCAGCGAGTTGACCTCGAACGAGGCCGAGCGGCGCCTGCTCGAATCTCGCGGCGAGCGGGTGCCAGGAGACACCTCTGTGTCCTGA
- a CDS encoding NAD(P)/FAD-dependent oxidoreductase, which produces MSEFDTIVIGAGMSGTTAARMLADAGQRVVVLEARDRIGGRMHTDRAAGFPVDRGASWIHGIDGSPLWDLVQTLDIPTLEYTVGSFQVGGRPIENFDADGQVMDAAATAQWIADVDAADAALAEEIARSTAGDTYLDVTERALDRSGLSPERIDEVREFFRHRVEEQCGAWIGDLDAHGLDEDAIDGDEVIFPRGYDELPRRIAAGLDIRLNTIVSAVTTTAGGVEVSTDDGVFSAAQVIVTVPLGVLKAGRITFEPALPDEVAGPIERLGMGVFNKVFLQFPSRFWGEDSYVLRALGEAGERWHSWYDVSAVSGIPTLLTFAAGPFGRRMQALPDGEVVADVMSALRHLYGGAVPEPIAHWITHWGEDDYSIGSYSHLALGSSHHDHDALAGPVGGVLHFAGEATWGDEPATVGAAYYSGRRAAERVLGAPVDLSAFAAAITARERTAAG; this is translated from the coding sequence GTGAGCGAGTTCGACACCATCGTGATCGGAGCCGGGATGTCCGGCACGACCGCAGCCCGGATGCTGGCCGACGCCGGTCAGCGCGTCGTCGTGCTGGAGGCACGAGACCGCATCGGGGGCCGCATGCACACCGACCGCGCGGCCGGTTTCCCGGTCGATCGCGGCGCGTCGTGGATCCACGGGATCGATGGTTCGCCTCTGTGGGATCTCGTCCAGACGTTGGACATCCCCACCCTCGAGTACACGGTCGGCAGCTTCCAGGTGGGCGGACGCCCCATCGAGAACTTCGACGCCGACGGACAGGTGATGGATGCCGCCGCGACGGCGCAGTGGATCGCCGATGTCGACGCCGCCGACGCCGCGCTGGCCGAGGAGATCGCCCGGTCGACGGCCGGCGACACGTATCTCGACGTGACGGAGCGTGCCCTGGACCGCTCCGGGCTCTCCCCCGAGCGGATCGACGAGGTCCGCGAGTTCTTCCGTCATCGCGTGGAAGAGCAATGCGGCGCGTGGATCGGTGATCTCGACGCACACGGTCTCGATGAGGATGCGATCGATGGAGACGAGGTGATCTTCCCCCGCGGCTACGACGAGCTTCCTCGGCGCATCGCGGCCGGACTCGACATCCGCCTGAACACGATCGTGTCCGCCGTCACGACGACGGCGGGTGGCGTCGAGGTATCCACCGACGACGGCGTCTTCTCGGCCGCACAGGTGATCGTGACGGTGCCCCTGGGAGTGCTGAAGGCCGGCCGGATCACCTTCGAGCCCGCGCTTCCCGATGAGGTGGCAGGTCCCATCGAGCGTCTCGGAATGGGTGTGTTCAATAAAGTCTTCCTGCAGTTCCCCTCTCGGTTCTGGGGGGAGGACAGCTATGTGCTGCGCGCGCTCGGCGAGGCCGGCGAACGGTGGCACTCCTGGTACGACGTCTCCGCCGTGAGCGGCATCCCCACGCTCCTCACGTTCGCCGCCGGTCCGTTCGGTCGACGCATGCAGGCGCTCCCCGACGGTGAGGTCGTCGCAGATGTCATGTCGGCACTGCGACACCTGTACGGCGGCGCCGTTCCGGAGCCGATCGCGCACTGGATCACCCACTGGGGCGAGGATGACTACTCGATCGGCTCATACTCCCACCTGGCCCTGGGCTCTTCGCATCACGATCACGACGCCCTCGCAGGTCCCGTCGGCGGGGTTCTGCACTTCGCGGGCGAGGCGACCTGGGGCGACGAACCGGCCACGGTCGGCGCCGCGTACTACTCCGGGAGGCGTGCGGCGGAGCGGGTGCTCGGCGCACCGGTCGATCTGTCGGCGTTCGCCGCCGCCATCACAGCGCGCGAGCGGACGGCAGCCGGTTGA
- a CDS encoding YlxR family protein — protein sequence MEPVRTCVGCRTRASRSALLRVVSQNDILIADERAVLPGRGAWVHPTPECIQTALRRGAFGRALRVTTQLDTRTFEQNPPRNKG from the coding sequence ATGGAACCCGTACGAACGTGCGTCGGTTGTCGCACGCGTGCTTCCCGCTCCGCCCTTCTCAGGGTGGTGTCCCAGAACGACATCCTCATCGCTGATGAGCGTGCGGTTCTGCCGGGTCGCGGCGCGTGGGTGCATCCGACACCCGAATGCATCCAGACCGCGCTGCGGCGGGGCGCCTTCGGACGTGCACTGCGTGTGACCACTCAGTTGGACACGCGGACCTTCGAACAGAACCCACCAAGAAACAAAGGCTGA
- the ispG gene encoding flavodoxin-dependent (E)-4-hydroxy-3-methylbut-2-enyl-diphosphate synthase, giving the protein MPAVNLGMPKIPEVLAPRRKTRQIKVGKVLVGGNAPVSVQSMTTTKTTDINGTLQQIAELTASGCEIVRVAVPHQDDADALKIIAMKSQIPVIADIHFQPRYIYTAIDAGCGAVRVNPGNIREFDGNVGKIAEAAKAAGVSLRIGVNAGSLDRRILTKYGKATAEALVESAVWEASLFEEHDFHDFKISVKHNDPIVMVKAYRLLAERGDWPLHLGVTEAGPAFQGTIKSATAFGILLGEGIGDTIRVSLSAPPAEEVKVGHQILQSLNLRERKLEIVSCPSCGRAQVDVYTLAEDVTEGLKDMTVPLRVAVMGCVVNGPGEAREADLGVASGNGKGQIFVKGEVIKTVPEAEIVATLIEEANRIAAEMGPDASVGTAQVITV; this is encoded by the coding sequence GTGCCAGCAGTGAACCTTGGGATGCCTAAGATCCCCGAAGTCCTCGCCCCGCGCCGTAAGACTCGCCAGATCAAGGTGGGCAAGGTGCTCGTGGGTGGGAATGCTCCCGTGAGCGTGCAGTCGATGACGACCACCAAGACCACGGACATCAACGGCACCCTGCAGCAGATCGCCGAGCTCACGGCGTCCGGCTGCGAGATCGTGCGCGTCGCCGTCCCGCATCAGGACGACGCCGATGCGCTCAAGATCATCGCGATGAAGAGCCAGATCCCGGTCATCGCCGACATCCACTTCCAGCCCCGCTACATCTACACGGCGATCGATGCCGGCTGCGGTGCGGTGCGGGTCAACCCCGGCAACATCCGTGAGTTCGACGGTAACGTCGGCAAGATCGCGGAAGCGGCGAAGGCCGCCGGGGTCTCGCTGCGCATCGGTGTCAATGCCGGTTCCCTCGATCGCCGCATCCTCACGAAGTACGGGAAGGCCACCGCCGAGGCTCTCGTCGAGAGCGCGGTCTGGGAGGCGTCGCTGTTCGAGGAGCACGACTTCCACGACTTCAAGATCTCGGTCAAGCACAACGACCCCATCGTGATGGTGAAGGCGTACCGTCTGCTCGCGGAGCGGGGCGACTGGCCTCTGCACCTCGGCGTGACCGAGGCGGGTCCGGCGTTCCAGGGAACGATCAAGAGCGCGACGGCGTTCGGCATCCTGCTCGGAGAAGGTATCGGCGACACGATCCGTGTCTCGCTCTCGGCGCCTCCCGCCGAGGAGGTCAAGGTCGGTCACCAGATCCTCCAGTCGCTGAACCTGCGCGAGCGCAAGCTCGAGATCGTCTCGTGCCCCTCGTGTGGACGCGCTCAGGTCGACGTGTACACGCTCGCCGAAGATGTGACCGAAGGGCTCAAGGACATGACGGTGCCGCTGCGCGTCGCCGTCATGGGGTGTGTCGTGAACGGTCCGGGTGAGGCGCGTGAAGCCGACCTCGGCGTCGCGTCCGGTAACGGCAAGGGCCAGATCTTCGTCAAGGGTGAGGTCATCAAGACGGTGCCCGAAGCCGAGATCGTCGCCACGCTGATCGAAGAGGCGAACCGCATCGCTGCCGAGATGGGCCCCGACGCGTCTGTCGGCACGGCCCAGGTCATCACGGTCTGA
- a CDS encoding TIGR00730 family Rossman fold protein — protein MTDEPLPAGLSAEINAVLDDAGVHSDRRLVMRMLRTAILLGEDGADRLDLKIASAALAEMRDAFRLFAPYRGVPKVTVFGSARTRQDDPLYLQARDVADVVAQDGWMVVTGAGPGIMQAAAEGAGPKMSLGVSIRLPFEEKANGLVAGQDHVVAMKYFFTRKLMLIKESSGFICLPGGFGTLDEMFELLTLQQTGKAEPTPIVLLDQPGGTFWQGLRRFIDEDLAPTGVISEGDFDRVVITDSVDVAREEITGFWRNYDSLRWVGDALVLRLRALPTDAEIDDLNDRFGTMLISGRIERTAPLQPEVGDADVLHLPRLMLHLDQRQVGNLFRVIAAINRLPSARAL, from the coding sequence ATGACCGACGAACCGCTGCCCGCAGGCCTCAGCGCCGAGATCAACGCCGTGCTCGACGATGCCGGGGTGCACTCCGACCGACGCCTCGTGATGCGGATGCTGCGCACGGCCATCCTCCTCGGTGAGGACGGGGCCGACCGGCTCGATCTGAAGATCGCGTCGGCGGCGCTCGCGGAGATGCGGGACGCCTTCCGTCTGTTCGCGCCGTATCGCGGTGTGCCGAAGGTCACGGTGTTCGGCTCCGCACGCACCCGGCAGGACGACCCGTTGTACCTGCAGGCGCGTGATGTGGCCGATGTGGTGGCGCAGGACGGCTGGATGGTCGTGACGGGCGCAGGTCCCGGGATCATGCAGGCTGCAGCCGAAGGGGCGGGTCCGAAGATGTCGCTCGGGGTGTCGATCCGGCTGCCCTTCGAGGAGAAGGCGAACGGACTGGTCGCGGGTCAGGATCATGTCGTGGCCATGAAGTACTTCTTCACCAGGAAGCTCATGCTGATCAAGGAGTCCAGCGGTTTCATCTGCCTGCCGGGCGGATTCGGCACTCTGGACGAGATGTTCGAACTGCTCACACTGCAGCAGACGGGCAAGGCGGAGCCGACTCCCATCGTGCTGCTCGACCAGCCGGGCGGTACCTTCTGGCAGGGGCTGCGCCGCTTCATCGACGAGGATCTCGCTCCCACCGGTGTGATCTCCGAGGGCGACTTCGATCGTGTCGTGATCACGGACTCCGTCGATGTGGCGCGGGAGGAGATCACCGGCTTCTGGCGGAACTACGACTCGTTGCGGTGGGTGGGCGACGCGCTGGTGCTCCGCCTGCGGGCGCTCCCGACCGACGCGGAGATCGACGACCTCAACGACCGCTTCGGGACCATGTTGATCTCAGGCCGGATCGAGCGCACCGCGCCGCTGCAGCCCGAGGTGGGAGATGCCGACGTGCTCCATCTCCCACGGCTGATGCTGCACCTCGATCAGCGTCAGGTCGGCAATCTGTTCCGCGTGATCGCGGCGATCAACCGGCTGCCGTCCGCTCGCGCGCTGTGA
- a CDS encoding chorismate-binding protein encodes MTLSRLAELSADPGSSFVLIARDGADTVELLTGDVVDVELLADIPLTVDGVPREVFAMVPYRQVRERGFVAQDDGAPLRCLIVDEHLHLPSDELLSALPSDPIPLRDDGFDIADAEYAEIVEKVIADEIGRGEGANFVIRRDFTATIDAPDRTAALTWFRALLTHERGAYWTFAVFTPDHIAIGASPEAHVVARGGIVTMNPISGTFRHPAGGATKETLIDFLASTKETEELFMVVDEELKMMSAVCSDGGRITGPHLKEMSRLTHTEYMLRGRSSLDPRDILRETMFAPTVTGSPMQNACAVIRRHERKPRGYYSGVAALFTPNAAGGHDLDAPILIRTVYVNDGAVSVPVGATLVRHSDPLGEVSETHGKAAGVLGAIGAIDRDRAAEARSDTDAPGEEHALADDPAVAELLSSRNARLAEFWLNPQGEEFTGPFAGRTALVVDAEDRFTTMLAHQLRHLGLAVTIAPWDEVRDEQIMAADLVVAGPGPGDPRDADNARIVRMRSVVSARVDAAAPLLAVCLSHQILADRIGIALTPLATPHQGLQKSVPVFGEDASIGFYNTFTARVAPATTNVADAQVSADPVSGDVYALRGPRFASVQGHLESILSRDGIRTLERLVGHALS; translated from the coding sequence ATGACCCTCTCACGACTCGCCGAGCTCAGCGCCGATCCGGGCTCGTCCTTCGTGCTCATCGCGCGAGACGGCGCCGACACTGTCGAGCTGCTCACCGGAGACGTCGTCGACGTCGAGCTTCTCGCCGACATCCCCCTGACGGTCGACGGCGTGCCTCGCGAGGTCTTCGCGATGGTCCCGTACCGGCAGGTGCGCGAGCGGGGTTTCGTCGCGCAGGACGACGGGGCGCCGCTGCGGTGCCTGATCGTCGACGAGCACCTCCACCTGCCGTCCGACGAACTGCTCAGCGCGCTCCCGAGCGACCCGATCCCGCTCCGCGACGACGGTTTCGACATCGCCGACGCGGAGTACGCCGAGATCGTCGAGAAGGTCATCGCCGACGAGATCGGTCGAGGCGAAGGCGCGAACTTCGTCATCCGCCGGGATTTCACTGCGACCATCGACGCCCCTGATCGCACCGCAGCGCTCACCTGGTTCCGCGCCCTGCTCACGCACGAACGAGGCGCCTACTGGACGTTCGCGGTGTTCACGCCTGATCACATCGCGATCGGGGCGAGCCCTGAAGCCCATGTGGTGGCGCGCGGTGGGATCGTCACGATGAACCCCATCTCCGGCACGTTCCGCCACCCGGCGGGAGGAGCGACCAAGGAGACGTTGATCGACTTCCTCGCCTCCACCAAGGAGACGGAAGAGCTCTTCATGGTCGTGGACGAAGAACTCAAGATGATGAGCGCGGTGTGCTCCGACGGCGGTCGCATCACGGGGCCGCATCTGAAGGAGATGTCACGGCTCACCCATACGGAGTACATGCTCCGCGGTCGCAGCTCACTCGATCCGCGCGACATCCTGCGCGAGACGATGTTCGCGCCGACCGTCACCGGGTCCCCCATGCAGAACGCGTGCGCGGTGATCCGACGGCACGAGCGCAAGCCCCGCGGATACTATTCCGGCGTCGCCGCCCTCTTCACCCCGAACGCGGCCGGTGGGCACGATCTGGACGCCCCCATCCTGATCCGCACGGTGTACGTGAACGATGGTGCGGTGAGCGTGCCCGTCGGAGCGACCCTGGTGCGTCACTCGGATCCTCTGGGTGAGGTGTCCGAGACGCACGGCAAGGCGGCGGGCGTGCTCGGCGCCATCGGAGCGATCGACCGCGACCGTGCCGCCGAAGCACGCAGCGACACCGATGCGCCCGGCGAGGAGCACGCGCTCGCCGACGATCCCGCCGTGGCGGAGTTGTTGTCGTCGCGCAACGCCCGGCTCGCCGAGTTCTGGCTCAACCCTCAGGGCGAGGAGTTCACCGGCCCGTTCGCAGGCCGCACGGCTCTCGTCGTCGACGCCGAGGACCGCTTCACCACGATGCTCGCGCACCAGCTGCGCCACCTCGGACTCGCCGTCACCATCGCGCCATGGGACGAGGTGCGCGATGAGCAGATCATGGCCGCGGACCTCGTGGTCGCGGGTCCGGGGCCCGGCGATCCTCGCGACGCCGACAACGCGCGCATCGTCCGTATGCGCAGCGTCGTGAGCGCAAGGGTCGACGCCGCAGCGCCCCTTCTCGCCGTCTGCCTGAGCCATCAGATCCTGGCCGACCGCATCGGCATCGCCCTGACGCCCCTCGCGACCCCGCATCAGGGTCTGCAGAAGTCCGTGCCGGTGTTCGGAGAAGACGCCTCGATCGGGTTCTACAACACCTTCACGGCGCGCGTCGCCCCGGCAACCACGAACGTCGCAGACGCTCAGGTGTCGGCGGATCCGGTGTCGGGAGACGTATACGCACTCCGTGGTCCGCGCTTCGCCTCCGTGCAGGGACATCTCGAATCGATCCTGTCCCGCGATGGGATCCGCACCCTCGAGCGGCTCGTGGGTCACGCTCTGTCCTGA
- a CDS encoding isocitrate lyase/phosphoenolpyruvate mutase family protein, giving the protein MTTPAAKAQTLVGLYDAPEILRVVNVWDVVSARAVATLPETHAIATAGHGIAASFGYEDGSIPRDIMIDMVGRIAASVRVPVTADLDDGYGDAGETTRLAIAAGVVGANVEDRLKPFDESVAAVEAIVKAAEAEGVPFALNARTDAFVRAGSRPVQESVADAIQRGRAYIDAGATAVFVPGLLDANVTRQLVDGIGERKVSVIGVPGALAASEYEKLGVARISYGPLPQRVALTALQELAASLYKGGVVPQGLPALN; this is encoded by the coding sequence ATGACCACTCCAGCTGCCAAGGCCCAGACCCTCGTCGGACTCTATGACGCCCCGGAGATCCTCCGCGTCGTCAACGTGTGGGATGTCGTCTCCGCCCGCGCGGTCGCGACCCTGCCCGAGACTCACGCCATCGCCACCGCGGGGCACGGGATCGCCGCCTCGTTCGGATACGAGGACGGTTCGATCCCGCGGGACATCATGATCGACATGGTGGGACGCATCGCTGCGTCGGTGCGCGTCCCCGTGACCGCCGATCTCGATGACGGATACGGCGATGCGGGGGAGACCACGCGCCTCGCGATCGCCGCCGGCGTCGTCGGAGCGAACGTCGAGGACCGTCTCAAGCCCTTCGACGAATCCGTCGCCGCGGTCGAGGCGATCGTGAAAGCAGCCGAGGCGGAAGGCGTGCCGTTCGCGCTCAACGCCCGCACCGACGCGTTCGTGCGCGCGGGTTCGCGTCCGGTGCAGGAGAGCGTGGCCGACGCCATCCAGCGTGGACGGGCGTACATCGACGCCGGGGCGACGGCCGTGTTCGTCCCCGGGCTGCTCGACGCGAACGTGACCCGTCAACTGGTCGACGGCATCGGTGAGCGCAAGGTGAGCGTGATCGGGGTGCCCGGTGCTCTCGCGGCCTCCGAGTACGAGAAGCTCGGCGTCGCCCGTATCTCCTACGGCCCGCTTCCGCAGCGGGTCGCGCTCACGGCTCTGCAGGAGCTCGCCGCGAGCCTCTACAAGGGCGGCGTGGTACCTCAGGGGCTTCCAGCGCTGAACTGA
- a CDS encoding RNB domain-containing ribonuclease: MPQRRSHVAPSAAQTELATTLATLRESLGAPVDFPPDVIAEAESAHAAAPDLDLRAVPFVTLDPKGSRDLDQAFHLERRPGGFTVRYAIADVPGFIEPGGALDAEARRRGQTLYAADGSVPLHPRTLSEDRASLLADVDRPALVWTSTLDDTGTVSDFRLERALIRSHAQLDYVATQAAVDRGEDGPWALLPEIGALRIEQERIRGGASLNLPDEEVVRAGDGTYAIERRRPLPVEEWNAQLSLMTGMAAASLMLDAGVGILRTMPQPDQKAFDTFRHQTAALGRPWTSGEYGEYLRQLDRADRLTLPVLEAAATLFRGAGYVAFDDGAPSQTVQAAIAAPYAHATAPLRRLVDRWSLAICLAVSNGEEAPRWARDSLADLPGLMQESAQRASRLNSATINAVEAALLTPLVGRELDATVIELRGDARVTIQIADPAVTASAPAPAGVKPGDTIRVRVTRADVARGEVEFAL, translated from the coding sequence ATGCCTCAGCGCCGATCGCACGTCGCTCCGTCCGCCGCGCAGACAGAGCTCGCAACGACCCTGGCCACCCTGCGAGAGTCGCTCGGCGCCCCGGTCGACTTCCCGCCGGACGTGATCGCCGAGGCGGAGTCCGCGCACGCCGCGGCACCCGATCTCGACCTCCGCGCCGTCCCGTTCGTCACCCTCGATCCGAAGGGCTCACGTGATCTCGATCAGGCGTTCCACCTGGAACGCCGGCCGGGCGGCTTCACCGTGCGGTACGCCATCGCCGACGTCCCCGGCTTCATCGAGCCCGGAGGGGCCCTCGATGCCGAGGCACGACGCCGTGGTCAGACGCTGTATGCCGCCGACGGATCGGTTCCCCTGCATCCTCGGACGCTGAGCGAGGATCGAGCGTCGCTGCTGGCCGACGTCGATCGTCCGGCGCTGGTGTGGACGTCGACTCTGGATGACACAGGCACGGTCTCGGACTTCCGGCTCGAGAGGGCACTCATCCGCTCCCATGCACAACTGGACTACGTCGCGACCCAGGCCGCAGTGGATCGCGGCGAGGACGGCCCCTGGGCGCTGTTGCCCGAGATCGGGGCGCTGCGCATCGAGCAGGAGCGGATCCGTGGCGGAGCGAGCCTGAACCTCCCCGATGAGGAGGTCGTCCGCGCAGGCGACGGCACGTACGCCATCGAACGTCGACGGCCGCTCCCCGTCGAGGAATGGAACGCCCAGCTCTCGCTGATGACCGGCATGGCGGCCGCGTCACTGATGCTGGATGCGGGGGTGGGCATCCTGCGCACGATGCCCCAGCCGGATCAGAAGGCCTTCGACACTTTCCGCCATCAGACCGCGGCGCTCGGCCGCCCCTGGACCTCCGGCGAATACGGAGAGTACCTCCGGCAACTCGATCGAGCCGATCGTCTGACGCTCCCGGTGCTGGAGGCCGCCGCGACACTGTTTCGCGGGGCCGGGTACGTCGCGTTCGACGACGGGGCGCCGTCGCAGACCGTTCAGGCCGCGATCGCCGCACCGTATGCGCATGCCACAGCGCCACTGCGCCGACTCGTCGACCGCTGGTCGCTCGCGATCTGCCTCGCCGTGTCGAACGGCGAGGAGGCACCGCGGTGGGCCCGAGATTCCCTGGCCGACCTGCCCGGACTCATGCAGGAGTCCGCGCAACGTGCGTCCCGTCTCAACTCCGCGACGATCAACGCGGTCGAGGCTGCCCTGCTCACTCCGCTTGTCGGCCGCGAGCTGGATGCGACCGTGATCGAGCTGCGCGGCGACGCTCGCGTGACGATCCAGATCGCCGACCCCGCCGTCACCGCCTCCGCACCGGCGCCGGCCGGCGTCAAGCCCGGCGACACGATCCGCGTGCGGGTGACGCGCGCAGACGTGGCCCGCGGCGAGGTCGAGTTCGCTCTCTGA